In Aedes albopictus strain Foshan chromosome 3, AalbF5, whole genome shotgun sequence, the genomic window tttctttagaaattcctccaggaatttctcaggggatttttacaaaaatatctCCCAGAGTTTCTCTTGAGTttacctcagaaattcatccagtaattgcatcaagaatttctccaaagattcctccaggaatttcttcaaggattcctgcagcaattctcaaaggaaaacctccaggtattcctccagaatttaattcaggaatttctccaggaactcctccaggatattctcctggaattaccccaagaatcttttcatgaattcgtccagtaaactcctggacatccttcagaaatcatgtcagaaatttctccaggattttttttcagaaattcttccagaacattctccagaaatacattcagtaatttttcatggattcctccaggcatttttaaaggaatttctcctaagattccttaaTGAAtcgcttcagggtttcctccaggggtttctccaggaaatccttcagaaattcctccaaggattcttccagtaaatcctctagaagtttcttcagaaattcttccgggaaaatctccagaaataccttcagtaatttttcaaggattcctccaggaatttctgtagaaattcctccaggaataccacgggaatacctctaggaattcttccaggcattcctccaggattttatccaggaatttctccagacaattcctctagggatttctccatgcatttctccagaaatttctcctgagattccatcacgaatcccttcatgaatttctccagggattttcgcatagattcctccaggaaatccttcgaagattcctccaggaaatcctccaaaagtttctccaaggattcttccaggaaatcccctaagggtttctttagaaattcttccaggaggagaacttcctggaataccttcagcaatttttcagggattcccccagatattcctccagggatttctttacaagtttcttcaaggattcccgctgggatttcttcagaattccatcgaggatttctccaggaattcctccagaaaattcggtccaggagtttcttaagggattttcagATATGGAAatcacccagaatttctctggagattcctctagtaatttatccagtaattcttccgaaaatttctctagagattcctccagcaattctcacaggaatacctttaggaattccttcatgcattcctccaggattttatccagagattcctgcaggaaataccccaggattttttttcaggaattcctccaggaaattctctaggaatttctcctggacatccttcacaaattatgtcagcaattgggttgtttagtgaattaaatattgccattttctttagcctaatcgaaagagttcatttttctgagcataaggtgatttttttgcgtctcgattcatttgttttgatggttgaatgaacaaaacagttttaattttcgtggatagaatgacagttcaatcgataaagtgacagttcgccccgaacaaaaaattttccccatacaaacttcaaatgcattttaaaaatagtttgcgggcaccaaaaatgatgaaattttggatttcgactaatttttggacggagattccgattatgcagcAATCTGgttacccctaaagaacccaattcctccaagaatttctttagaaaatccttaagagatttcttcagagattattccacgaaattctccaggaataccatcgggatttttttgcagggattcctccaggcattcctccgggaattcattcagagattcgcccaggaattgctttaagggttcctccagggaatcctccagaaatttctccaagggttcttccaggaaatcctcctagaatttctcaagggacattttcagaaatttctccagcaatttctccaagaattcattcaagaaatttctccaggatttcatgtagggtcttattcaagaattcttcctagaattacatcaggaatttgttcagaagtttttcctggattccctctagagattttctcaggaatttgcttcagggatttctccaagaactcccccaaggattccttctgaaatttctccatgatttcctctaggaattctaggaagattgcttctgttttttttctagggatttctcccagagttcctcgaggaatttctccagaactttctccaaggaatcctccagaaatttatctaggatttcttctagaatttcctcatgagatctcttcagatatttctctaggtattcgtcccacaatttatacaggaattcctccaggtatattctcagaaatttctccatggattccttcgggaattcctcgagagattctacagggcttccttcaggaattcatacaggaaccaggaaattctagtcctaaaaattcttaatcttccagaaattgctcaccgctaccagcaccacgttgatttatgtagatcaggcgagttttttcacttattgtacaaaatacaacagcgtgactgctgaaggatcAAATAacacttttagaatataatgttattatattcaatttcatcttaTTGCGTATAGGTATGGAAGCTAGTACAGGCACAAATTTGCTTGCCCCTCCCTGACCAAAAAGCTGGCTATGCCCTTGTGGTCAATATGTATGAATTATACTTACTTAGAGACCCATAGTACCTAGAGAACTGTTCTCTTTTTGTATTTCTATAATCTCAGCATAAAGCAAAATAGAGTTACAGTCAAGTGTCCTCATAGACGCTGACATCAACTCTAATTAATCAATGGTCTGGGTTCCTGTGATGAAACTCTGGTGATGATCgtttttttattgaattggcttctttagcgatgttgagattataccatattctaaatctgcatgcaaaactgagccaaaatccaaattttcatgaatttgaaaaggtgctctttcgtataaaatcaaaaaaatcgatacatttttcttaatttaacaaCCCAATTAGGAAATCTGCATtcagatacccgagaggtgggtcctcggGTAATTTGGGGATCGACACACTAAAACATCATTCTCTCGTTTTTCTTAACTTTGTGGTACGCCCGTTAGCATTGGCGAAGCCAGCATTTTCGCTTTTCATAGTTATTCTCCTAAACATACACCAGGAAGAGAAAGATGGTAGAGGAGTTCACTTGCCTCCTCTTCCATTCTGCTTTTTCTCTTGCATGTTTAGCTGGCTCCAGTGCCGGATTTGGGGGAGGGGGCGGTCAGGGGAGCCAGGGCCccaggcccccacattttaggggcccccactgTAGTATCGGGGATTCCCGGGACAGTGAATAACAACACGTCTAGGTCATTCGGTCTCTCAAACACTTCTGCTCTTTATTCGTCTATTCTTGTACTGCCACAGCTCTTAGAGTTAGACATCAAAACCGGCAAACATTAAATAGGGGTTACATATAAGCGTTACGATACTACATCACTTTTCtctttttattatattttaactTGTTAATCAAAATCAAACTTTACACATAGTCTCGCAAATATCCTGGTTGCCGCGTTGGTCGTTTTGATCTGGATTCTGTTTCGGGTAAATCAACAGCACTTCGTTTTGTAGCTCCGCTCCCTTGAAGATTCGACGGGTTGACGCACGTACCTCCAGGCTCGCCTTCACCAATAACTCGTTGCAAATGAGAAACATGTCTCCGATATGCTGTACCCGTGTCTTCTGATGCCACTACTACATCTCCTCCTTTCCTTTTGATGACATCATAGACCACGGGCTCGAACGTCGTAGCTAATTTGTTAGGTTTCGTCATCCGTTTGACAAGTACCTTGTCGCCTTCTGTGATAGAGTTTGGTTTGGCATTTCGTCGTTCATCGGCATATAGTTTTCCCTTCTCCTTTTTTTCTCTGTCCCTGTCGGCCGTTTCTTCGTCGATTTCTTTTGGCTGGTTAATAGAAGGAACCTTATCGCGAATATTGTAGCCAAACAGCATCTCCGATGGAGTTTTTCCCGTCGTCGAGTGTGGGGAGGATCTGTACATGAGCAAATATTTGTTAAGTTCACTTACCCAGTCTGTGTTTGTGGCTTGACTGATGGAGAGTCTCTTCAATATCGACCTATTTTGCCGCTCCACCTCGCCGTTTTGCTGCGGCCAATAGGGCGTAGTGCTTATCAACTTGATGTTACTAGATTCACAATAGTTCCGAAACTCCTCGCTGGTAAATTGCGGGCCATTATCAGCAGTAACTGTAACCGGAAGTCCGAATCGAGCGAAAATTGTCGACAAGCGCTTAATTGTTTCAGTGGAGTCTGTTTTCTTCATTATTTCAACTTCGATATATCGACTGAAGTAGTCGACTACCACGAACAGATAATGTCCGGATGGGAGTGGCCCAAGAAAATCGATAGCAACATGTTGCCAAGGTTGCGATGGTAACTCTTTTCGCTTCATAGGCTCTGGTGGTGCAGGCGCTGCCACTAATGCGCATCCACGACAGCCTTTGACATACTTCTCGACTTGAGTGTCCAATTTTGGCCACCACACCTTAGCACGCAGTCGCTGTTTCATTATCGTCATTCCCGGGTGGCCCTCGTGAGCCAAATCTAGGGTCCGCGCTCTCAGGTTCTCAGGGATGACCATTCTAGTTCCACGGAGCAAAATTTTCCCAGCAAAGCATAGCTCAGAACAGAAAAGCTTGAACGGAGTAGCAGCTTCACACCATTCTCCCTGTTGCAAACCAATTCCGACTGCTTTAATTGCTTCATCACGTTCAGATTCCTGTTCAATTTCCGTCAACTTCAGCGCGACTGGAGCAGCGTTAATCGCAACCCAATTCACGTAATGTTCCGTATATTCTTCGAATGGCTTTCCGCTCTGCTCTGAGGTAACTGCCAGTCGCGATAGAGGATCCGCAATGTTCGATTTTCCGGGGCGGTAGATGACTCTTCCCTTGTATGTCAGCAATCGAACCACCCACCTTTCTATCCGCGCACATGGTTTCGATTTCGGCCCAAAAATTGCCTCCAAAGGTTTGTGGTCGGTAATCAAATCAAAAGAACGACCGAACAGATAATAATGGAACCGTTCAACGGCCCAGACAAGCGCTAACGCTTCCTTTTCTATCTGTGCATACCGTTTCTCTACATCCGTCAAACTCCTACTCGCATACGAAATTATTCTGGGACCTTTGTCGTTGATTTGAATAAGCACGGCCCCTAACCCAACAGGGCTAGCATCCGCAATCAGCTGTGTACGATCATCCCCATCAAAGTAGCCCAACGTGCACGGATTCATCAAATGCCGCTTGAGTTCTTCGAATGCTGTTTGATGTTCTCGATTCCATACGAATTTGCTCTGATGTCTAGTTAACTGTCGAAGAGGCTCCGTTAGGGTGGCCAGGTTTGGGATGAATTTCCCAACGTAATTTACTAGGCCCAAAAAACTTCTGGTTTCCTCGGCAGTTTTTGGCTCACGAAAATTTTTAATCGACTCCAATTTGTCAGAGTCCGGTGTAATTCCGTTGTCTGACAAAAAATGTCCCAAAAATTTAAGCTCGGTTACACCGTAAACGCATTTGCTATTATTCAGCAAAACGTTCATATCACTCATCCTACGAAGAACCATTTGCAACCGTGCATCGTGTTCCTCTTGGTCTGCCCCGAACACTATAACGTCGTCAATGAAATTAACGCAGCCTTCGCACCCACATAGAATCTGTTCCATAATTTTCTGGAACAACTCAGGGGCGCAGTTGATTCCAAACATCAACCTGGTGTATCTGTACAGCCCTCGACGCGTGATAAAAGTTGTTATCTCTCGGGACTTCTGCGATATTTCGACCTAAAAATAAAACTCATACTTTTATGCTTCAGCTAAAGTCTTTTTATGTTCTAGTTAACTAAATAAATTGACAATGGTTATTAAAATAATAATGAAAGTAATAATCCAAAACTTGAGGGCCGTTAGAGGCTCATTTAACAAAAGTATTGACTGTTCCGTCAAAAGTTCAATGAAAACACTGTCAATTCGAATTACTGGTAAGAAAAACAACAATTAGCCCACCTGGTGGAATGCGTTCTTGACATCCAGTCTGGAAAACACTTTCGCTTTTGCCAGGTGTGGCAAAAAATCTTCAATGGTTGGTAATGGATGGTTCTCCCTCGCAACAGCCTCATTGGCCCGACGCATATCGACACATATGCGTACGTCGTCACCTTTGGGCACCACGACCATCGGAGACACCCATTTAGATGGTTCGTTAACCTTCTCGATGACGCCTTGGGCCAACAGCTCATCAATTTTTCGATCAACCAGGTTTTCTAGTGCCACTGGTATGCGCCGGTACGGCTGAATAACCGGCGTGACCTCTGGATTGATTGGGATATCAACAATCATATCTTTGATGGTACCCAGATGAGATGACGGTGGTTCGTTGATGTTTGATGGACGTTCAACTGTAGTGGATGGTTGATTTTCAGCAGTTGCTGGTGGTCCCGCATCAACCTTGTTGACAGATGTGCTAATCTTCAAGACTCCCATCTCTGTAGCAGTATCTCGACCAATCAAAATCTTTCCGCTCCCCTGCACAACGTAAAATTCAGCCGGCCTGCTGTGATCACCGAGTTGTACGATCGCTGTAAATGCACCGATAACTGGTAACTCGTTGCCGCCATAGGCCTTGAATACCTTTGACACCTCTTTTGTTTGCCCGGAGACCATCACTTTCCTTGATTTCAACGATGCCCAAACTGATTCACTCAGTAAATTGTACTTCGATCCGGAATCAATTACTACTGATGTCAATACACCGCCAATTACACATTGCAATTCACCATTACCGTCAGGTGTCGTAACGTTGAATACGTATTCCGTCTCTGCTTCGACAATATGCTTGACGGTGCTTAAATCTTTGCTTCCAGGCTTACGGGAATCGTTGTCAATCCTTTCTTGTCGACCAAGATCACGCTTTGCACTCGATTCCGCCGGGTACTTACGTTTACGACACTTCTTTGCAAAGTGATCACGGCCGCCACACTTATTGCAGGATTTTCCTCTTGCTGGGCACTTGTCGTCTCTTGCCATGTGTCCAAAATATCCACACCGGTGACACTCCACACGCATTGGTTCGGCAAAACGATTCCTTTTGGCGAATGTGTTTACTTCAATTTTGTTCACTTCACTAGCGGGAGGCTTCTGTTCAATGCCGCTGAAGGACTTCTCCTGTTGCGCCACAGTTTCAAAAATCTTCGCAACCTGCAGCACTTCCTCTAGAGTCGCATCGCCCCGCTTCAGCAATTCTCTCCGCAAGTTGGTCGATTGGCAAGTTTGAATTATTTGGTCCTTCACGTTTTCTTCAACCTTCTCGCCGAACCCGCATCTTTCCGCTTGGATTCGTAGCCTGACCGTGAAAGCATCGATAGACTCACCAGCTTTTTGCTTCATTTGACGAAGCAGGTGTCTTTCGTACGTCGCGTTCTCTTTCGGGAGGAAAAACGCATTCAATTTCGATGTGGCCTCTTCATAACTCGTCATGTTCGGCGTATATTGCTCAATATTTACAAGCGGCCCTCGCATGTCACTATCCGGCAAATCAGGCAACGTCTCGAACAGCTGCTGTACGCTTGGCCCGGCATAATGCAGCAACAAATCCCGCTTCCAGTCATCATCAGTTATTCTGCTCGCCCGGATCATTGTTTCAAATGACCTCAGCCATTTACACCACTCGATTCCGACGTCGTCAGTATGCGATGCGTATTCGAATGCTTGCATCTGCAAACCCAGCGTTCGAATCACATCTGCAACAACAAGAAAGTCACCCATTAGAACGCTTCTTCGATGCCTCGAGCAAAATGAAAGATCTCAAATTTGGCTGCATTAACTCCCTTGTATATTTTCATTTAACTTACACCATAATATTCAATTAATCACATTCAACGCTGTCACCTGAACGACGAAAAATTTACAAATTCAAACGCGTTTCACGATTTAATTTTAGTTTTCTAGGGAACTAGCAATTTGTATTTTGTAAACCGCGATTCAAACACTTTTCAAAACAAATTGTGTTCAACTAATAATGCACTCTGAGTTCAGTGACAGTTCCCAATATTGCGTTCATCTAATAATGCATACTCACTTCAGTGACAGCTCTCGATATTGCGTTCTTCTAATAATGGTCACCAATTTTCACTCCGAcaatattttttcttgtttttttttttttcaaccggtTCGTAACGTCTGTATCATTCTTCTCCTTTTTCCATCCGCTTTTTTTCCAGCTCTAATACAGAATAGAATCGGTCTTTTTCTACCGCATTGTAGCGTCTGATCtgcatccgaaaaaaaatcttcgtgTTCCACCTCACAATAGAATCAGTCTATCTTTCTCTGCCGCATTAAAGCGTCTGAtctatttccaaaaaataaacTTCCTGCTCTACCGCAGAATAGAATCAGCCATTTTATTCCGCATTGAAGCGACTGATCTATTTCAAATACTGTACCTGCTCTACCGCAGAATGACGTCAGACATTTCAGCTTTCCGCATTTAAGCGACTGACCcattacttttaatgattttttttctttggtgGTTTGATATTTTATACTTACCCAACGAATGCTCCATTTTACCTCGAAGCCAATGTAGTATCGGGGATTCCCGGGACAGTGAATAACAACACGTCTAGGTCATTCGGTCTCTCAAACACTTCTGCTCTTTATTCGTCTATTCTTGTACTGCCACAGCTCTTAGAGTTAGACATCAAAACCGGCAAACATTAAATAGGGGTTACATATAAGCGTTACGATACTacacccacattttaggggcccccacaaaataccacttcaagaaaaaaatgtgaagcatgaaaaaaataatagtgcaagaaacttctcttgatttgtttttttgtcATTAAAACTTCaaattacagtcaggtttttttttacgcgggggatacgtaccgcgtaaaaaaaaaactcagttcaaaattcgaaaaaccgcgtaaaaaaagtctcaccatttctcgacgaatcatgcaaaaataagacgatgaaattttttttttttgtatggagttttttttacgctGTTACCGTTGAGAAACGCTAACTATGTTTATTAGTTCTTAAGAATAAATTTGTTAGTATTTGTTGATATAGTTAGAGTAAATTGTTAGTAAATTGATATTCTATTATGTGCTTTTTGTTAGTAAATTATATTGTATGTTAGTAAATGTTATAGAAGGATAATGAataaaatcagaacaaaatttgttaacacaCAATCACCTTACACTGAACAGACCTAACACAACACATACACCAAATGAGCCAAAAAGGGGAAAAGGGTTGCCATGACACCATCCATGCCAAAAAGAGAAATATAAAGGGGAAAGGGGGAAAAGGCAAGAGGGACAGGCTACTGGGTCGAATTGAGCTAAGAGCAAACTCTTTCCGTTCTGACCTCTCGAGGACCCATTATTATAGGCCTATTCAGCCTGGTAGTGGCCACCCGTGGTCCGTGACCGCCTGTGAGGCATCCCGTCCGCCATCTAGGAGGCCCGAACAACGCCCTTCCGTTCGGTTAGTGGCCCTCCCGGACAGCCCGAAGTTCCGTCTGGCGTTGAGGACCCTCCGACGCCCTGAAAGCCCCGTGAACGCCCGAAGTCCTCGGCATTCCCCGTTGAGACCCCTGGACATCAGCCACCACGCCACCCCGGTGGTCAGATCAAGCGCGAAGGTTGTGCCGCGCACCCCGTGATCCCGTCCAAGCCCGTTGGTCCACCGAACGCCCAGGGTACCCGCAGGAAACCACCCCAGTGCTCCACTTCCGGCCGGCCGCAACGTTCCACACAACACACCGACACTCCACACACACAGTAAGTttgaaaaaattaaagaaatagttaaaaatcaaaatagtgttttacttgggttcttgaccagcgaaacgtgccgaccctaagagtctcgCTCGCTAGGCGTGGTCCTTCCGACCCGCCAAGTAACAACGCGGCCGCGTAattgaaaaccgcgtaaaaaaagacctgactgtactatCTACTGGCAAGATGTATGTAATATGTTGTGATTCTTTCGAGAAAGGCTGCAATTATTTGTCTATATATTTATGAAATAATGAGCTTTGCTTCCAAATCTTATCATTTCTTTTTTGTGCAATTGCTTAAACAAATTACCGgacattttgaagaaaatcttcgaCTGAATTCAAAAGAATGCCTGCTATATTTGTTTGCTATTTCTCTgtcttgaaattttggaaatatctTAAACAATTTATCATAGAGTTGAAGTTAaggattttttctcaaaattgaaAAGTTTTTTGTTTGTGTACTCTAGAGTTTGATTTTACTTAGACAGCTTTCGACTGACTCAAATTAGAGGACACCAACCACTGTTGAAACTTTTTTAGAGAAAATCTAGTATGAATTTTCGAAGAGTTTCTGATTATTTTCAAGAGTTTTAGAATGCATTTTTAAGTTGAGAGATTTGCTGAATcattaatgttttttttagatttttttgggcACAAACATATCCTCTAaaaaagggcccccacaacactgtggccccgggcccccacatttgtaaatccggccctggctgGCTCCATCAATGCCTTCGAGAAGGGGGGAGTGCAGTACATATATGGAGTACTCTCTCTTGGTAAACTATCCACCAGCACCAGCTTCCGCCTTAAGTTGTCTTCTCTCTCCCTGGAGGATTGAATCGTGATTAGTACTATAGACTATAggctacccgttgaactcaaactCCTGGAAGGGGAGGGCGCCAACTCAACCTACTGGTGGTTGGCCCGTAATTTTTGTCtttagttcaagtacgattcgggacACCGTGGAAGTTACGGAATCCCGCTTGTCCGCTCCCGTACACATCTTTTCAACAatgctcgagactattgccgagataTTTGACATTATCGTCGGCAATACCATAACCACCATGCCTGCACCATTTTTTGCAGGCATAGTCCACGTGGCTATCGAATTTCATCTTGTCATCGATTATGACCCCagccccaattgcttcagtgggCGCTTGAAATTGATCGTGCACTCgcctttttttttgttctaaGCCATAGGGGGgagatctgctcaacagacacccgaacaggaaggttcgggtagtgtggggttaaagcCGTCTTCAACAACAAAAggaaaagccaggactactctctcctcgacccactacacacattcctatggtcgccaaaccatcCAAGCGTCTCtccagaaccaccaagaaggcactgcttcagagaggggctagtgcacatcgcaccctcaaggttagctgcgtagcctgcagcaacgaacatctatGGAGAGTTTGTCAAGATAGCATCTGGCGCTAATCCAATTtctcgagtggtcctcaccactccctttgtccttggaaggcgggcagggtcaaccccacacccgtgcccaactgttttgcaggcatCATGAACTGATGCCTACAGCGAGCAGGATCTGAGgaggagcgaaacgaacggcgggtggtattcgccgctgcaaaagccgcgctgaagacctagATTATGACTAGCAAAAATGCCTGCTTTGAGGCACttagtctctgtcagagtgccaatgcgaatccgtggggtgatgcctacattgTGAtcatgatggccaagacgagaggtgtaatagaAGCCATCTCCAGAGAAGTTGAAGGGGATCATCGAGAGGCTTTTCCTCGTCATGATCctaggcctcctttcgtaggacagccggggactggggctggcgatgaggagagggtcaccgatgtggaacttgcgtaGGCGTATAggaaaggccccaggtccggacggagttccgaacctgtgTTACGTTTTAGTATATTCTGTTGTAAATTGGCACAATTACATTCATAATCAGTTAAACTAGCCACACTCGGAGGAAAA contains:
- the LOC109425569 gene encoding uncharacterized protein K02A2.6-like isoform X1, with amino-acid sequence MGDFLVVADVIRTLGLQMQAFEYASHTDDVGIEWCKWLRSFETMIRASRITDDDWKRDLLLHYAGPSVQQLFETLPDLPDSDMRGPLVNIEQYTPNMTSYEEATSKLNAFFLPKENATYERHLLRQMKQKAGESIDAFTVRLRIQAERCGFGEKVEENVKDQIIQTCQSTNLRRELLKRGDATLEEVLQVAKIFETVAQQEKSFSGIEQKPPASEVNKIEVNTFAKRNRFAEPMRVECHRCGYFGHMARDDKCPARGKSCNKCGGRDHFAKKCRKRKYPAESSAKRDLGRQERIDNDSRKPGSKDLSTVKHIVEAETEYVFNVTTPDGNGELQCVIGGVLTSVVIDSGSKYNLLSESVWASLKSRKVMVSGQTKEVSKVFKAYGGNELPVIGAFTAIVQLGDHSRPAEFYVVQGSGKILIGRDTATEMGVLKISTSVNKVDAGPPATAENQPSTTVERPSNINEPPSSHLGTIKDMIVDIPINPEVTPVIQPYRRIPVALENLVDRKIDELLAQGVIEKVNEPSKWVSPMVVVPKGDDVRICVDMRRANEAVARENHPLPTIEDFLPHLAKAKVFSRLDVKNAFHQVEISQKSREITTFITRRGLYRYTRLMFGINCAPELFQKIMEQILCGCEGCVNFIDDVIVFGADQEEHDARLQMVLRRMSDMNVLLNNSKCVYGVTELKFLGHFLSDNGITPDSDKLESIKNFREPKTAEETRSFLGLVNYVGKFIPNLATLTEPLRQLTRHQSKFVWNREHQTAFEELKRHLMNPCTLGYFDGDDRTQLIADASPVGLGAVLIQINDKGPRIISYASRSLTDVEKRYAQIEKEALALVWAVERFHYYLFGRSFDLITDHKPLEAIFGPKSKPCARIERWVVRLLTYKGRVIYRPGKSNIADPLSRLAVTSEQSGKPFEEYTEHYVNWVAINAAPVALKLTEIEQESERDEAIKAVGIGLQQGEWCEAATPFKLFCSELCFAGKILLRGTRMVIPENLRARTLDLAHEGHPGMTIMKQRLRAKVWWPKLDTQVEKYVKGCRGCALVAAPAPPEPMKRKELPSQPWQHVAIDFLGPLPSGHYLFVVVDYFSRYIEVEIMKKTDSTETIKRLSTIFARFGLPVTVTADNGPQFTSEEFRNYCESSNIKLISTTPYWPQQNGEVERQNRSILKRLSISQATNTDWVSELNKYLLMYRSSPHSTTGKTPSEMLFGYNIRDKVPSINQPKEIDEETADRDREKKEKGKLYADERRNAKPNSITEGDKVLVKRMTKPNKLATTFEPVVYDVIKRKGGDVVVASEDTGTAYRRHVSHLQRVIGEGEPGGTCVNPSNLQGSGATKRSAVDLPETESRSKRPTRQPGYLRDYV
- the LOC109425569 gene encoding uncharacterized protein K02A2.6-like isoform X2, with the protein product MEHSLDVIRTLGLQMQAFEYASHTDDVGIEWCKWLRSFETMIRASRITDDDWKRDLLLHYAGPSVQQLFETLPDLPDSDMRGPLVNIEQYTPNMTSYEEATSKLNAFFLPKENATYERHLLRQMKQKAGESIDAFTVRLRIQAERCGFGEKVEENVKDQIIQTCQSTNLRRELLKRGDATLEEVLQVAKIFETVAQQEKSFSGIEQKPPASEVNKIEVNTFAKRNRFAEPMRVECHRCGYFGHMARDDKCPARGKSCNKCGGRDHFAKKCRKRKYPAESSAKRDLGRQERIDNDSRKPGSKDLSTVKHIVEAETEYVFNVTTPDGNGELQCVIGGVLTSVVIDSGSKYNLLSESVWASLKSRKVMVSGQTKEVSKVFKAYGGNELPVIGAFTAIVQLGDHSRPAEFYVVQGSGKILIGRDTATEMGVLKISTSVNKVDAGPPATAENQPSTTVERPSNINEPPSSHLGTIKDMIVDIPINPEVTPVIQPYRRIPVALENLVDRKIDELLAQGVIEKVNEPSKWVSPMVVVPKGDDVRICVDMRRANEAVARENHPLPTIEDFLPHLAKAKVFSRLDVKNAFHQVEISQKSREITTFITRRGLYRYTRLMFGINCAPELFQKIMEQILCGCEGCVNFIDDVIVFGADQEEHDARLQMVLRRMSDMNVLLNNSKCVYGVTELKFLGHFLSDNGITPDSDKLESIKNFREPKTAEETRSFLGLVNYVGKFIPNLATLTEPLRQLTRHQSKFVWNREHQTAFEELKRHLMNPCTLGYFDGDDRTQLIADASPVGLGAVLIQINDKGPRIISYASRSLTDVEKRYAQIEKEALALVWAVERFHYYLFGRSFDLITDHKPLEAIFGPKSKPCARIERWVVRLLTYKGRVIYRPGKSNIADPLSRLAVTSEQSGKPFEEYTEHYVNWVAINAAPVALKLTEIEQESERDEAIKAVGIGLQQGEWCEAATPFKLFCSELCFAGKILLRGTRMVIPENLRARTLDLAHEGHPGMTIMKQRLRAKVWWPKLDTQVEKYVKGCRGCALVAAPAPPEPMKRKELPSQPWQHVAIDFLGPLPSGHYLFVVVDYFSRYIEVEIMKKTDSTETIKRLSTIFARFGLPVTVTADNGPQFTSEEFRNYCESSNIKLISTTPYWPQQNGEVERQNRSILKRLSISQATNTDWVSELNKYLLMYRSSPHSTTGKTPSEMLFGYNIRDKVPSINQPKEIDEETADRDREKKEKGKLYADERRNAKPNSITEGDKVLVKRMTKPNKLATTFEPVVYDVIKRKGGDVVVASEDTGTAYRRHVSHLQRVIGEGEPGGTCVNPSNLQGSGATKRSAVDLPETESRSKRPTRQPGYLRDYV